The Pogona vitticeps strain Pit_001003342236 chromosome 6, PviZW2.1, whole genome shotgun sequence genome contains a region encoding:
- the LOC110078575 gene encoding ADP-ribosylhydrolase ARH1 isoform X1: protein MVLSGAGDALGYRNQRWEYCTSGPQIHQELQEMGGLGKIRAALPDWPVSDDTVLHLATAEALATGKNGEPLFQELGRRYVEAMKDMEGRKPGPTSILGTSQLCPGEPKGYRIPFNPQATGCGAAMRSMCIGLRYPRPSDLHSLIQVSIESGRMTHHHPTGYLGALASALFTAYAVQGLPLERWGVGLLKTLPLALEYVRAAAFESEANVGAWTYFPEKWEWYLSERGLAEGQGPARFPPAYGPTERDVIYKTFSLDGWAGRSGHDAPMIAYDALLAAGDNWEELCSRAMFHGGDSDSTGVIAACCWGLAHGFRGVPEGNHAELEYRDRMVAAADSLYHLAWEQAPV, encoded by the exons ATGGTGCTCTCCGGGGCAGGTGATGCCCTTGGATATCGCAACCAGCGCTGGGAATACTGTACTTCAGGCCCCCAGATACACCAGGAACTCCAAGAAATGGGGGGATTGGGCAAGATCCGTGCAGCCCTCCCTGACTGGCCTGTCAGTGACGACACTGTGCTGCACCTGGCGACCGCTGAGGCCCTAGCCACAG GGAAGAATGGGGAGCCCCTGTTCCAGGAGCTAGGCAGGCGCTACGTTGAAGCCATGAAGGACATGGAAGGGAGGAAGCCTGGGCCTACAAGCATTCTGG GAACATCTCAGTTATGTCCTGGGGAGCCAAAGGGTTATCGCATTCCCTTCAACCCCCAAGCAACAGGCTGTGGGGCCGCCATGAGGTCCATGTGTATCGGGCTGAG GTATCCTCGTCCTTCCGATCTCCACTCTTTGATCCAAGTCAGCATAGAAAGTGGCCGGATGACACATCACCACCCCACAG GATATCTTGGGGCTCTGGCTTCTGCCCTGTTTACGGCATATGCCGTGCAGGGCCTTCCCCTTGAGCGTTGGGGTGTAGGGTTACTCAAGACCCTCCCTCTTGCCTTAGAGTATGTGCGTGCTGCTGCATTTGAGAGTGAAGCCAATGTGGGGGCCTGGACCTATTTTCCAGAGAAATGGGAATG GTACCTCTCAGAACGTGGCCTTGCTGAGGGCCAGGGCCCCGCTCGGTTCCCTCCTGCCTATGGTCCCACGGAGCGCGATGTCATCTACAAGACCTTCAGCTTGGATGGGTGGGCTGGGCGGAGTGGACACGATGCTCCCATGATCGCCTATGATGCTCTGCTGGCGGctggggacaactgggaagagcTCTGCAGCCGTGCCATGTTTCATGGGG GGGACAGCGATTCCACTGGGGTGATTGCTGCCTGCTGTTGGGGTCTCGCTCATGGATTCCGAGGTGTCCCAGAAGGAAACCATGCAGAGCTTGAGTACCGAGACAGGATGGTGGCTGCTGCAGATTCCCTCTATCACCTTGCATGGGAGCAGGCACCAGTCTGA
- the LAT gene encoding linker for activation of T-cells family member 1 isoform X5, which yields MKKTPSFSSNHSLPDLKRNSGRHSWLFSTPFFPHNNPVSLPNQSLSFFQAEGDDESVPSYENQEQVCITDDEENYFPGYIVVLPDVPIVDQRNEDHASTDSVVDQYENMPESERHSPGDYVNVLEPEATILDPCFDVLLLQSDASHLPERGSSDQESEEDTPDYENVCSGV from the exons CTCCATCTTTTTCTTCCAACCACTCCCTGCCGGACTTGAAGAG GAACTCCGGGCGGCATTCGTGGCTCTTCTCCACCCCATTTTTTCCTCATAACAACCccgtgag TCTTCCCAATCAATCGCTTTCATTCTTCCAAGCTGAAGGAGatgacg agagtgTTCCCAGTTATGAAAATCAAG AACAGGTTTGCATCACTGACGATGAAGAGAACTATTTCCCTGGATACAT TGTGGTGCTACCAGATGTTCCAATTGTAGACCAGAGAAATGAAGATCACGCTTCCACAG ATTCTGTAGTGGATCAGTATGAGAATATGCCAGAATCTGAGCGGCATTCGCCTG GTGACTATGTCAATGTATTAGAACCAGAGGCCACCATCTTAGATCCTTGTTTTG ATGTTCTCCTGTTGCAATCTGACGCTTCCCATCTTCCTGAAAGGGGCAGCAGTGATCAAGAGAGTGAAGAGGACACTCCAGACTATGAGAATGTCTGCTCTGGAGTTTga
- the LOC110078575 gene encoding ADP-ribosylhydrolase ARH1 isoform X2 — protein MEGCLKAPSKEAYRAAMVLSGAGDALGYRNQRWEYCTSGPQIHQELQEMGGLGKIRAALPDWPVSDDTVLHLATAEALATGKNGEPLFQELGRRYVEAMKDMEGRKPGPTSILGTSQLCPGEPKGYRIPFNPQATGCGAAMRSMCIGLRYPRPSDLHSLIQVSIESGRMTHHHPTGYLGALASALFTAYAVQGLPLERWGVGLLKTLPLALEYVRAAAFESEANVGAWTYFPEKWEWYLSERGLAEGQGPARFPPAYGPTERDVIYKTFSLDGWAGRSGHDAPMIAYDALLAAGDNWEELCSRAMFHGGDSDSTGVIAACCWGLAHGFRGVPEGNHAELEYRDRMVAAADSLYHLAWEQAPV, from the exons aTGGAAGGCTG TCTCAAAGCACCCTCCAAGGAAGCCTATCGTGCGGCAATGGTGCTCTCCGGGGCAGGTGATGCCCTTGGATATCGCAACCAGCGCTGGGAATACTGTACTTCAGGCCCCCAGATACACCAGGAACTCCAAGAAATGGGGGGATTGGGCAAGATCCGTGCAGCCCTCCCTGACTGGCCTGTCAGTGACGACACTGTGCTGCACCTGGCGACCGCTGAGGCCCTAGCCACAG GGAAGAATGGGGAGCCCCTGTTCCAGGAGCTAGGCAGGCGCTACGTTGAAGCCATGAAGGACATGGAAGGGAGGAAGCCTGGGCCTACAAGCATTCTGG GAACATCTCAGTTATGTCCTGGGGAGCCAAAGGGTTATCGCATTCCCTTCAACCCCCAAGCAACAGGCTGTGGGGCCGCCATGAGGTCCATGTGTATCGGGCTGAG GTATCCTCGTCCTTCCGATCTCCACTCTTTGATCCAAGTCAGCATAGAAAGTGGCCGGATGACACATCACCACCCCACAG GATATCTTGGGGCTCTGGCTTCTGCCCTGTTTACGGCATATGCCGTGCAGGGCCTTCCCCTTGAGCGTTGGGGTGTAGGGTTACTCAAGACCCTCCCTCTTGCCTTAGAGTATGTGCGTGCTGCTGCATTTGAGAGTGAAGCCAATGTGGGGGCCTGGACCTATTTTCCAGAGAAATGGGAATG GTACCTCTCAGAACGTGGCCTTGCTGAGGGCCAGGGCCCCGCTCGGTTCCCTCCTGCCTATGGTCCCACGGAGCGCGATGTCATCTACAAGACCTTCAGCTTGGATGGGTGGGCTGGGCGGAGTGGACACGATGCTCCCATGATCGCCTATGATGCTCTGCTGGCGGctggggacaactgggaagagcTCTGCAGCCGTGCCATGTTTCATGGGG GGGACAGCGATTCCACTGGGGTGATTGCTGCCTGCTGTTGGGGTCTCGCTCATGGATTCCGAGGTGTCCCAGAAGGAAACCATGCAGAGCTTGAGTACCGAGACAGGATGGTGGCTGCTGCAGATTCCCTCTATCACCTTGCATGGGAGCAGGCACCAGTCTGA
- the LOC110078576 gene encoding protein tipD, which produces MQTTRRSRLTTPPGTSSNVPVPQDTVTSSPSISGDLRLLHTIDCGDQLLSCQFNNDGTRVAAGLRTGTIKVFSVSDGSLHHVLADSETVTQGLPITSLRFMPRGPAHNGDVLLATYSGGKLKLWHVPSRTCVRTLAEDRQTMIASFNPSGSRFITGGAGPGIYMYDTQTWEKLQNFQPSDSPNVMDGHMSRVYALTFFPENDERFVSGGWDDTVQFWNVQTTHSIRRISGPHVCGDAVSIDKTGTQVLTGSWRRNNTLQIWDAETGAKIMDIPEDFRGHSQIYTCHLLGSDHIIAGGSRNNLCRLIDRRILMSTGVLNDLPGGVYSTHISTRGVLAATSSNTLYLAQTPVRP; this is translated from the exons ATGCAGACTACACGCCGGAGCCGGCTGACCACACCACCGGGGACAAGCAGTAACGTCCCTGTCCCCCAAGATACCGTCACAAGCAGCCCTTCTATCTCTGGCGATCTTCGGCTGCTCCACACTAT AGACTGTGGAGATCAGCTGCTTTCTTGCCAGTTCAATAATGATGGGACACGGGTTGCAGCAGGATTACGCACTGGCACCATTAAG GTTTTTTCAGTCAGTGATGGCTCCCTTCACCATGTTCTTGCTGACAGTGAAACTGTGACCCAAGGATTACCTATCACCTCCCTGCGCTTTATGCCCCGTGGCCCCGCCCACAATGGAGATGTCTTGCTTGCCACCT ATTCTGGTGGGAAGCTGAAGCTATGGCATGTCCCTTCCCGCACCTGTGTGCGCACCTTAGCGGAGGATCGCCAGACAATGATCGCTTCCTTCAACCCTTCTGGCTCCAGGTTCATCACAGGTGGAGCAGGACCAGGCATTTACATGTACGACACACAAACCTGGGAAAAATTGCAGAATTTTCAGCCAAG tgaTTCCCCAAATGTGATGGATGGGCACATGTCCCGGGTCTATGCGCTGACCTTCTTCCCGGAAAATGATGAGCGTTTCGTCTCTGGAGGATGGGATGACACAGTACAG TTCTGGAACGTGCAGACAACACATTCTATACG GCGCATCTCTGGACCCCATGTCTGTGGTGATGCTGTCTCCATAGACAAAACTGGGACACAGGTTCTGACGGGCTCCTGGAGGCGGAACAACACATTGCAG ATCTGGGATGCTGAAACAGGTGCCAAGATCATGGACATTCCAGAAGACTTCCGAGGTCATTCACAG ATTTATACTTGTCACTTACTTGGCTCTGACCACATTATAGCTGGTGGAAGTCGGAACAACTTATGTCGGCTCATTGACAGGAGAATCCTCATG AGTACAGGGGTGCTGAATGATCTGCCCGGGGGTGTCTACAGTACTCACATCAGTACCCGTGGTGTCTTGGCTGCCACTTCCAGCAACACTTTATACCTTGCACAGACGCCAGTGAGACCCTGA